One Streptococcus sp. zg-86 DNA window includes the following coding sequences:
- the fabM gene encoding trans-2-decenoyl-ACP isomerase, which translates to MTYVTIRYEVKNRLARLTLCRPEVSNGFNIPMCEEILDAIEKASLAEEVAVLIIQAEGTVFSVGGDLVEMKRAVDEDDIASLVRIAELVNRISFAIKKCPKPVIMLTDGAVAGAAANMAVAADFVIASDKTRFIQAFVGVGLVPDAGGLFLLSRSIGTTRASQLAMTGESLTAEKAYDYGLVYRVVEQEKMEKTCQQLVKRLLRHSPNSYRAIKELMWKSEFEQWEAYTRLELDLQRELAFKEDFKEGVRAHFDRRRPQFTGK; encoded by the coding sequence GGCTTTAATATTCCCATGTGTGAGGAAATCTTAGATGCTATTGAAAAAGCAAGTTTGGCAGAGGAAGTTGCGGTTCTCATTATCCAAGCAGAAGGAACAGTTTTTTCAGTTGGTGGAGATTTGGTCGAAATGAAGCGAGCGGTGGATGAAGACGATATTGCCTCTTTAGTTCGCATCGCAGAGTTGGTCAACCGGATTTCCTTTGCAATAAAGAAATGTCCAAAGCCAGTCATCATGTTGACAGACGGTGCGGTAGCGGGCGCGGCAGCCAATATGGCAGTTGCAGCTGATTTTGTCATTGCTTCAGATAAGACAAGGTTTATCCAAGCTTTTGTAGGAGTTGGTCTAGTACCTGATGCGGGCGGCTTATTTCTCTTGAGTCGCAGTATTGGCACGACTCGCGCGAGTCAATTGGCCATGACAGGAGAAAGCCTTACAGCAGAAAAAGCCTATGATTATGGACTTGTCTACCGAGTGGTAGAGCAGGAAAAAATGGAAAAGACCTGTCAACAATTGGTCAAACGTCTCTTGCGCCATTCTCCAAATTCCTACCGTGCGATCAAAGAATTGATGTGGAAAAGTGAGTTTGAGCAGTGGGAAGCATACACTCGGTTGGAGCTGGACTTGCAACGAGAACTTGCCTTTAAAGAGGATTTTAAGGAAGGAGTTCGGGCGCATTTTGACAGACGGAGACCTCAATTTACAGGTAAATAA
- the fabT gene encoding fatty acid biosynthesis transcriptional regulator FabT — protein MEEAKINEYLTAIFNNVLIIEETSLRGSRFKDISIKEMHTIDVIGDREGVTPSHVARSLMVTLGTVTTSLNNLERKGYIERVRSTRDRRVIHLHLTKKGRLVYRLHQRFHKEMVRQITSDMDEAEYKVMKKGLLKLYHFLEDLK, from the coding sequence GTGGAAGAAGCAAAGATAAATGAATATCTGACTGCAATCTTTAATAATGTATTGATTATTGAAGAAACCAGCCTGCGCGGTAGTCGTTTTAAGGATATTTCAATCAAGGAAATGCACACGATTGATGTCATTGGTGACAGAGAAGGTGTAACTCCTAGTCATGTAGCCCGTTCTTTGATGGTCACACTCGGTACAGTAACAACCAGTTTGAATAATTTGGAACGAAAAGGCTATATTGAACGGGTTAGATCAACTAGAGATCGCCGTGTGATTCATCTTCATTTGACAAAAAAAGGGAGATTGGTCTATCGATTGCACCAACGCTTTCACAAAGAAATGGTGCGCCAAATTACCTCAGATATGGATGAAGCCGAATATAAGGTCATGAAAAAGGGCCTCTTGAAACTCTATCATTTCTTGGAGGACTTAAAATGA
- a CDS encoding beta-ketoacyl-ACP synthase III — protein MTSFAKISHVAHYVPKQVIENNQLVQLMDTSDEWIASRTGIRRRHITRNEDTSDLATQVAKQLLQKSGYAPETIDFIILATITPDSAMPSTAARVQANICASQAFAYDLVAACSGFVFALSTAEKLIASGRYKRGMVIGAETLSKTLDWSDRSTAVLFGDGAGGVLLDVAEQLHFLGEIHRTDGSRGMDLQSGVLGLSSPFSETSVPHPYLKMEGRSIFEFALRDVTKTIQDLLISHDLSDDEIDYYLLHQANRRILEKMAKKLGSHLAKFPANMAEYGNTSAASIPILLSECVEQGSILLDGSQTLVMSGFGGGLTWGAILLKL, from the coding sequence ATGACGAGCTTTGCAAAAATCAGTCATGTAGCCCATTATGTTCCTAAGCAAGTCATTGAAAATAATCAATTGGTGCAGCTAATGGATACGAGTGATGAATGGATTGCCTCTCGGACTGGGATTCGCAGACGCCATATCACAAGGAATGAGGATACGAGTGATTTAGCCACACAAGTAGCAAAGCAGTTGCTGCAAAAGAGTGGCTATGCTCCAGAAACGATTGATTTTATTATCCTTGCAACGATTACACCCGACTCTGCTATGCCGTCAACAGCAGCACGAGTTCAGGCCAATATTTGTGCAAGTCAAGCCTTTGCCTATGATTTGGTTGCAGCTTGTTCAGGCTTTGTCTTTGCTTTATCAACTGCTGAAAAGTTGATTGCTTCGGGTCGATACAAAAGAGGGATGGTCATTGGTGCAGAAACACTTTCCAAAACCCTTGATTGGTCAGATAGAAGCACGGCTGTTCTCTTTGGAGATGGTGCAGGAGGTGTCCTCTTAGATGTGGCAGAGCAACTGCATTTTCTAGGGGAAATTCATCGGACAGATGGTAGCAGAGGAATGGATTTACAATCGGGTGTGTTAGGACTTTCATCTCCTTTTTCAGAAACAAGTGTTCCTCATCCCTATCTGAAAATGGAAGGGCGCTCTATCTTTGAATTTGCGCTGCGAGATGTGACCAAGACCATACAAGACTTGCTCATCAGTCACGATTTATCAGATGATGAGATTGATTATTATTTATTACATCAGGCCAATCGACGGATTTTGGAAAAAATGGCTAAGAAATTAGGCAGTCATCTAGCGAAATTTCCAGCCAATATGGCCGAGTATGGCAATACCAGCGCAGCAAGTATTCCGATTTTACTATCGGAGTGTGTAGAACAGGGTAGCATTCTCCTTGACGGCAGCCAAACTTTGGTGATGAGTGGATTTGGCGGAGGCCTCACTTGGGGAGCTATTCTATTAAAACTTTAG
- a CDS encoding acyl carrier protein — protein MAVFEKVQAIIVEELGKDAEEVTLTTTFEDLDADSLDLFQVISEIEDEFDIQIESEEGLNTVADLVAYVEAQTK, from the coding sequence ATGGCAGTATTTGAAAAAGTACAAGCAATTATTGTTGAAGAACTTGGTAAGGATGCAGAAGAAGTGACCCTTACAACAACATTTGAAGATTTAGATGCAGATTCATTGGACTTGTTCCAAGTTATTTCAGAAATCGAAGATGAATTTGATATTCAAATCGAATCAGAAGAAGGGTTGAACACGGTAGCTGATTTAGTGGCTTACGTAGAAGCACAAACAAAATAA
- the fabK gene encoding enoyl-[acyl-carrier-protein] reductase FabK, translated as MQTKITELLGIDYPIFQGGMAWVADGDLAGAVSNAGGLGIIGGGNAPKEVVKANIDKVKSLTDKPFGVNIMLLSPFVEDIVDLVIEEGVKVVTTGAGNPGKYMERFHAAGITVIPVVPSVALAKRMEKLGVDAVIAEGMEAGGHIGKLTTMTLVRQVVEAVSIPVIAAGGIADGAGAAAAFMLGAEAVQVGTRFVVATESNAHPNFKAKILRAKDIDTTVSAQVVGHPVRAIKNKLATAYASAEKDFLRGEKTSEDIEVLGAGALRNAVVDGDVDYGSVMAGQIAGLIRKEESCAEIVRDIYDGAARVIKEQATRWAISGE; from the coding sequence ATGCAAACAAAAATTACAGAACTGCTTGGTATTGATTATCCTATTTTCCAAGGTGGAATGGCTTGGGTCGCAGATGGTGATCTAGCTGGTGCGGTATCCAATGCAGGAGGTCTAGGGATTATCGGTGGCGGAAATGCCCCAAAAGAGGTTGTCAAAGCCAATATTGACAAGGTTAAATCATTAACTGACAAGCCATTTGGAGTCAACATCATGCTCTTATCACCTTTTGTAGAAGACATTGTTGATTTAGTCATTGAAGAAGGTGTCAAAGTGGTAACGACTGGAGCTGGAAATCCAGGGAAGTATATGGAACGGTTTCATGCTGCGGGAATTACAGTCATTCCAGTTGTTCCAAGTGTTGCCCTTGCAAAACGCATGGAGAAACTAGGTGTTGATGCTGTCATCGCAGAAGGTATGGAAGCTGGTGGCCATATTGGAAAATTGACGACTATGACTTTGGTCCGACAGGTAGTTGAGGCAGTATCCATTCCTGTTATTGCGGCAGGAGGAATTGCAGATGGTGCTGGTGCGGCAGCGGCCTTTATGCTAGGAGCGGAGGCAGTACAAGTTGGGACACGCTTTGTTGTCGCAACAGAATCCAATGCTCATCCAAACTTCAAGGCTAAGATTCTCAGGGCAAAAGATATTGATACCACTGTTTCCGCTCAAGTCGTAGGTCATCCTGTACGTGCTATCAAAAATAAGTTGGCAACAGCTTATGCAAGCGCGGAAAAAGACTTTCTACGTGGGGAAAAAACAAGCGAAGACATTGAAGTCTTAGGAGCTGGCGCTTTGCGTAATGCGGTTGTAGACGGTGATGTGGATTATGGCTCAGTCATGGCTGGACAGATTGCTGGCTTGATTAGAAAAGAAGAGTCATGTGCGGAGATTGTGCGTGATATTTATGACGGAGCAGCTCGTGTCATCAAGGAACAGGCTACACGTTGGGCAATAAGTGGAGAATAA
- the fabD gene encoding ACP S-malonyltransferase produces MTKRAYLFAGQGAQYLGMGRDLYDQYEIVRQTFDEARSVLGYDLRHLIDSDEEKLNQTRYTQPAILTTSVAIWRLLQEKGASADMVAGLSLGEYSALVASGALDFKEAVALVAKRGEYMETAAPAGSGKMVAVLNADLHIIEQACQEASEYGIVAAANYNTPAQIVIGGEVAAVDRALDLLKEAGVKRLIPLNVSGPFHTALLEPASKQLATALATVSFHDFTLPLVGNTLAQVMTKEEIVPLLTRQVMEPVRFYDSIACMQAAGVTEFVEIGPGAVLSGFLKKIDRSARVHQVENLATLAIFMAEE; encoded by the coding sequence ATGACAAAAAGAGCCTATTTATTTGCTGGTCAAGGTGCTCAATATCTTGGAATGGGGCGTGACCTCTATGACCAGTATGAAATTGTGAGACAAACTTTTGATGAAGCAAGAAGTGTTCTTGGTTATGATTTACGGCACTTGATTGACTCAGATGAGGAAAAACTGAATCAAACTCGCTATACTCAGCCAGCGATTTTGACGACTTCAGTTGCCATTTGGCGTTTGTTGCAGGAAAAGGGAGCAAGCGCAGATATGGTGGCCGGTCTCTCTCTAGGTGAATATAGTGCCCTGGTAGCTTCAGGTGCTTTAGATTTTAAAGAGGCGGTTGCCCTGGTAGCTAAGCGTGGTGAATATATGGAGACTGCTGCGCCGGCAGGTAGTGGTAAAATGGTGGCCGTCCTGAATGCGGATTTACATATAATTGAACAAGCCTGTCAAGAAGCTTCAGAATATGGCATTGTGGCAGCTGCTAACTACAACACACCTGCTCAAATCGTGATTGGTGGTGAAGTTGCTGCAGTCGATAGGGCTTTAGATTTGCTGAAAGAAGCAGGGGTGAAGCGCTTGATCCCCCTCAATGTATCAGGACCTTTTCACACAGCCTTATTAGAACCTGCTTCAAAGCAATTAGCAACAGCCTTGGCGACGGTTTCCTTTCATGATTTTACCCTTCCCTTGGTTGGCAATACGCTGGCTCAGGTGATGACCAAAGAAGAAATCGTTCCTCTTTTGACGCGCCAGGTGATGGAACCTGTTCGTTTCTATGATTCGATTGCTTGTATGCAGGCAGCTGGGGTAACAGAATTTGTTGAAATTGGGCCAGGAGCAGTCTTGTCAGGTTTTTTGAAAAAAATTGATCGCTCAGCACGTGTCCATCAGGTCGAAAATCTCGCTACACTGGCAATATTTATGGCAGAGGAGTAA
- the fabG gene encoding 3-oxoacyl-[acyl-carrier-protein] reductase has product MEVKGKNVLITGSSRGIGLGIAHEFARQGANIILNGRNSISEEVIESFASYGVQVHVVLGNVADSSEAQRMVAEAIEYAGSVDILVNNAGITKDGLALRMSEDDFEGVLKVNLTGTFNMTQAVLKPMTKAKAGAIINLSSVVGLTGNAGQANYAASKAGVIGLTKSISREVAGRNIRVNAIAPGFIESDMTAVLPDKIKTAMLGQIPMKRFGLVQEVAEVAVFLARQEYLTGQVIAIDGGLTMQ; this is encoded by the coding sequence ATGGAAGTAAAGGGAAAAAATGTCTTGATTACAGGATCTAGTCGTGGAATTGGACTGGGTATTGCCCATGAATTTGCCAGACAAGGAGCTAATATTATCTTAAATGGGCGCAATAGTATTTCAGAAGAGGTGATAGAGAGTTTTGCATCTTATGGTGTTCAAGTCCATGTAGTGCTAGGCAATGTTGCGGACTCTAGTGAAGCACAGCGTATGGTAGCAGAAGCCATTGAATATGCAGGTTCTGTCGATATTTTGGTTAACAATGCTGGTATTACCAAAGACGGTTTGGCACTAAGGATGTCAGAAGATGATTTTGAAGGGGTACTGAAGGTTAATCTGACAGGGACTTTTAATATGACACAGGCTGTATTGAAACCGATGACCAAGGCGAAAGCTGGAGCAATTATCAATTTGTCTAGTGTCGTGGGGTTGACAGGGAATGCCGGTCAGGCCAATTATGCAGCTTCTAAAGCAGGCGTGATTGGATTGACCAAGTCGATTTCCCGTGAGGTTGCCGGTCGAAATATCCGTGTCAATGCGATTGCACCAGGTTTTATCGAGTCAGATATGACAGCTGTTTTACCGGATAAGATTAAGACAGCTATGTTAGGGCAAATTCCGATGAAACGTTTTGGGTTGGTACAAGAAGTAGCAGAAGTTGCTGTATTTCTCGCTCGCCAAGAATACCTCACAGGTCAAGTGATCGCCATAGATGGTGGCTTAACCATGCAATAA
- the fabF gene encoding beta-ketoacyl-ACP synthase II, whose protein sequence is MTTNRVVVTGYGLTSPIGNTPEEFWNSLKSGKVGIGPITKFDTSDYNVHNAAEVTDFPFDKYFVKKDSNRYDLYSLYALYAAHEAVAHAALDTDNLNRDRFGVILSTGIGGIKEIEEQVEKMNTKGAKRIRPMTLPKALPNMAAGNIAMQVGANGICKCVITACASSNDAIGEAFREIKFGFQDVILAGGSEAAITPFAIGGFQALTALSTTEDPERASIPFDKERNGFVMGEGGAVLVLESLEHATKRGATILAEIVGYGNTCDAHHMTSPHPEGLGAIKAMKLAIGEAGLEPKDIDYINAHGTSTPANEKGESQAIVAVFGTNTPVSSTKSYTGHLLGAAGAVEAVAVIEAMRHSHAPKTAGTTELSDYIEADVIYGQGRDMEIRHAISNTFGFGGHNAVIAFKRWED, encoded by the coding sequence ATGACAACAAACCGTGTAGTAGTAACAGGATATGGCCTAACATCGCCAATCGGAAATACACCTGAAGAATTTTGGAATAGCTTGAAGTCTGGAAAAGTCGGAATTGGACCAATTACCAAATTTGATACGAGCGACTACAATGTCCACAATGCTGCAGAAGTGACCGATTTTCCATTTGATAAGTATTTCGTCAAAAAAGATAGCAACCGCTATGATTTGTATTCTCTATATGCTTTATATGCAGCTCACGAGGCAGTTGCTCATGCTGCTTTAGATACCGATAACCTAAATCGCGACCGTTTTGGTGTTATTTTATCAACAGGTATCGGTGGAATCAAGGAGATTGAAGAGCAGGTTGAAAAAATGAATACCAAGGGCGCAAAGCGAATTCGACCTATGACCCTTCCTAAGGCTCTTCCGAATATGGCTGCTGGCAATATTGCTATGCAGGTTGGGGCAAATGGCATTTGTAAATGTGTGATTACCGCTTGTGCTTCATCTAATGATGCGATAGGCGAAGCTTTTCGTGAAATCAAATTTGGATTTCAAGATGTCATTTTAGCAGGCGGCTCAGAAGCTGCGATTACACCGTTTGCAATCGGCGGTTTCCAAGCCTTAACAGCCCTCTCCACCACGGAAGATCCAGAGAGAGCTTCTATTCCCTTTGATAAGGAGCGTAATGGTTTTGTCATGGGGGAAGGAGGAGCTGTCCTTGTTTTGGAAAGTTTGGAGCATGCCACAAAACGTGGAGCGACTATTTTAGCAGAAATCGTAGGATATGGAAATACCTGCGATGCCCACCACATGACCTCTCCTCATCCAGAAGGACTTGGTGCCATTAAGGCGATGAAGTTAGCCATTGGTGAAGCAGGTTTAGAACCTAAAGATATTGATTATATCAACGCCCATGGAACTTCTACTCCAGCTAATGAGAAGGGCGAGAGCCAAGCGATTGTAGCAGTATTTGGGACGAATACGCCAGTTTCTTCTACCAAATCTTACACTGGTCATCTCTTAGGAGCAGCAGGAGCCGTTGAGGCGGTTGCGGTGATTGAGGCCATGCGCCATTCTCATGCACCAAAGACAGCGGGAACGACAGAATTGTCCGATTACATTGAAGCAGATGTCATTTATGGTCAAGGTCGTGATATGGAAATCCGCCATGCTATTTCAAATACCTTTGGTTTCGGTGGCCATAATGCCGTGATTGCTTTTAAACGTTGGGAGGATTAA
- the accB gene encoding acetyl-CoA carboxylase biotin carboxyl carrier protein, with translation MNNTEIKDLMAQFDQSSLREFSYTNDGIQLVFSKNEHKAESVGSSIQSATPAGGMSELRVEAISTARVAERAPETVSEGTVVDSPLVGVAYLSPSPDKAAFVSVGDTVKKGQTVMIIEAMKVMNEIPAPCDGVVAEVLVANEAVVEFGQGLVRIV, from the coding sequence GTGAACAATACTGAGATTAAGGACTTGATGGCCCAATTTGATCAATCAAGTCTACGGGAATTTTCTTATACAAACGACGGTATTCAACTCGTCTTTAGTAAAAATGAACACAAGGCTGAGTCGGTTGGATCAAGTATTCAGTCAGCTACCCCAGCAGGAGGTATGTCAGAGCTGAGAGTTGAAGCAATCAGTACAGCAAGAGTAGCAGAAAGGGCTCCTGAAACCGTGAGCGAAGGGACAGTTGTGGACAGTCCGCTCGTAGGAGTAGCCTATCTATCTCCGTCACCAGATAAGGCAGCCTTTGTTTCAGTTGGTGATACTGTTAAAAAAGGTCAAACCGTGATGATTATCGAGGCTATGAAGGTGATGAATGAAATTCCTGCACCGTGTGATGGTGTAGTAGCAGAAGTCTTGGTTGCTAATGAAGCTGTGGTTGAATTTGGACAAGGATTGGTACGGATTGTATGA
- the fabZ gene encoding 3-hydroxyacyl-ACP dehydratase FabZ — translation MMTIQEIKEALPHRYPMLLVDRVLEVREDEIVALKNVTMNEPFFNGHFPDHPVMPGVLIMEALAQTAGVLELSKEENKGKLVFYAGMDKVKFKKQVVPGDQLIMTARFVKRRGTIAVVEAKAEVDGVLAASGTLTFAVGV, via the coding sequence ATGATGACGATACAAGAAATAAAAGAAGCTCTTCCTCATCGTTATCCGATGCTTTTAGTTGATCGGGTGCTGGAGGTTAGAGAAGATGAAATTGTAGCGCTAAAAAATGTGACCATGAACGAACCGTTCTTTAATGGGCATTTTCCAGACCATCCTGTTATGCCAGGAGTTCTGATTATGGAAGCCCTAGCGCAGACAGCAGGTGTTTTGGAACTGTCTAAGGAAGAGAACAAGGGGAAATTGGTATTTTACGCAGGTATGGACAAGGTAAAATTTAAAAAGCAAGTTGTGCCAGGAGACCAGCTCATCATGACAGCTCGTTTTGTCAAACGCCGTGGGACGATTGCAGTTGTTGAAGCCAAAGCGGAAGTAGACGGTGTACTCGCAGCAAGTGGAACCCTAACCTTTGCGGTAGGTGTCTGA